One Oryza sativa Japonica Group chromosome 8, ASM3414082v1 DNA window includes the following coding sequences:
- the LOC4346226 gene encoding plant UBX domain-containing protein 8, with the protein MVRPTQDAIDTFVGITGADEAVAARKLEEHHGDLNEAVNAYFNEGDRTSTRANENPIPTGYDDMELDEPFGPVPTFHMPLGNPFSLLDQGFLERAAAVYGEGPHITHPREVRRIDVEVKDNNTPAGSSGHGPVIEDVTGHEFSHGPEIRGTVLIDEDDDDDNLPSAQDTRLPSNPSTSNYSVPRAPPIANVSDYNNDIEEEMVRAAIEASKRDADGLTNGLRSGERENASRGRDDDEIARAVSMSLETAEQERVLRQVGAHVSDHSDLSDKEDIEGATGTVERQVPTSGKVGTSDQLVDEENFQDDDVEEHSFVRQHSRRVPSGNDESTEALERANSHPSSLLPHNIENNQQFNGVFPSEWGGISSEEHDEAVMLEAAMFGGIPGRAAYPFSLPYHQNSSRYPTVAHPPSPTLTAQRLLREQQDDEYLASLEADREKELKAEQEAELRRLEAAAEREAAIAKQKQEEEEKRRKQLEEEELESKLAAKQASLPKEPLPDDVGAVTVVVRMPDGRRQGRRFMKSDNLQVLFDFIDISRTFKPGTYRLVRSYPRRAFTDSESQMSLSDLGLNSKQEALFLEQISG; encoded by the exons atgGTGAGGCCGACGCAGGACGCGATCGACACCTTCGTCGGCATCACCGGCGCCGATgaggccgtcgccgcccgcaAGCTCGAG GAACATCATGGTGACCTAAATGAAGCTGTGAATGCCTATTTCAATGAAGGAGATAGGACCAG CACCAGAGCCAATGAAAATCCTATACCTACCGGTTATGATGACATGGAGTTGGATGAACCATTTGGTCCTGTTCCTACATTTCACATGCCTTTGGGCAACCCTTTTTCACTTCTGGATCAAGGTTTTTTAGAACGAGCTGCTGCTGTGTATGGTGAGGGACCTCATATTACACACCCTAGGGAGGTGAGGCGGATAGATGTTGAAGTTAAGGACAACAATACTCCAGCAGGTAGTTCTGGTCATGGTCCTGTTATTGAAGATGTTACTGGACATGAGTTTTCACATGGGCCGGAAATTCGTGGGACTGTTCTgattgatgaagatgatgatgatgataactTGCCATCTGCTCAAGATACTCGTCTCCCAAGCAATCCTTCAACTTCAAACTATTCTGTACCAAGAGCTCCTCCAATTGCTAATGTTAGTGACTACAACAATGACATAGAAGAGGAGATGGTTCGCGCTGCAATAGAAGCATCAAAAAGGGACGCAGATGGACTGACAAAT GGTCTAAGAAGTGGAGAACGTGAAAATGCATCACGTGGCAGAGATGATGATGAGATTGCTCGGGCGGTTTCTATGTCCTTGGAG ACAGCAGAACAAGAGAGAGTTCTGCGCCAAGTGGGAGCGCATGTGTCTGATCATTCTGATTTATCCGATAAGGAAGACATTGAAGGAGCAACTGGGACAGTGGAAAG GCAAGTACCAACTTCAGGGAAAGTTGGAACATCTGATCAGTTGGTAGATGAAGAGAATTTCCAGGATGATGACGTTGAGGAACATTCTTTTGTTAGACAACACTCTAGGCGTGTACCATCTGGAAATGATGAGTCCACAGAAGCACTTGAAAGGGCCAACAGTCATCCATCCAGTCTCCTCCCTCATAACATTGAAAACAATCAGCAGTTCAATGGAGTTTTTCCATCAGAG TGGGGTGGCATTTCTTCTGAAGAACATGATGAAGCTGTTATGCTTGAAGCTGCAATGTTTGGTGGAATTCCTGGAAGAGCAGCATATCCATTTTCTCTCCCGTATCATCAAAACTCAAGTCGCTACCCCACGGTTGCTCATCCTCCGTCACCAACATTAACTGCACAACGGTTGTTAAGGGAGCAGCAG GACGATGAGTATCTAGCATCTCTCGAAGCTGACCGAGAAAAAGAATTGAAGGCAGAGCAGGAGGCTGAGCTCCGCAGATTAGAAGCTGCTGCTGAAAGAGAAGCTGCTATTGCAAAGCAAAaacaagaggaggaagaaaagcgAAGAAAACAACTCGAGGAAGAG GAATTGGAGTCCAAGCTTGCAGCCAAACAAGCATCATTGCCAAAGGAGCCATTACCAGATGATGTAGGGGCCGTCACTGTTGTAGTTCGCATGCCTGATGGTCGTCGTCAGGGAAGGCGCTTTATGAAATCCGACAACCTTCAG GTCCTTTTTGATTTCATAGATATCTCCAGGACTTTCAAACCAGGAACCTATAGGCTG
- the LOC4346226 gene encoding plant UBX domain-containing protein 8 isoform X1, with protein MVRPTQDAIDTFVGITGADEAVAARKLEEHHGDLNEAVNAYFNEGDRTRANENPIPTGYDDMELDEPFGPVPTFHMPLGNPFSLLDQGFLERAAAVYGEGPHITHPREVRRIDVEVKDNNTPAGSSGHGPVIEDVTGHEFSHGPEIRGTVLIDEDDDDDNLPSAQDTRLPSNPSTSNYSVPRAPPIANVSDYNNDIEEEMVRAAIEASKRDADGLTNGLRSGERENASRGRDDDEIARAVSMSLETAEQERVLRQVGAHVSDHSDLSDKEDIEGATGTVERQVPTSGKVGTSDQLVDEENFQDDDVEEHSFVRQHSRRVPSGNDESTEALERANSHPSSLLPHNIENNQQFNGVFPSEWGGISSEEHDEAVMLEAAMFGGIPGRAAYPFSLPYHQNSSRYPTVAHPPSPTLTAQRLLREQQDDEYLASLEADREKELKAEQEAELRRLEAAAEREAAIAKQKQEEEEKRRKQLEEEELESKLAAKQASLPKEPLPDDVGAVTVVVRMPDGRRQGRRFMKSDNLQVLFDFIDISRTFKPGTYRLVRSYPRRAFTDSESQMSLSDLGLNSKQEALFLEQISG; from the exons atgGTGAGGCCGACGCAGGACGCGATCGACACCTTCGTCGGCATCACCGGCGCCGATgaggccgtcgccgcccgcaAGCTCGAG GAACATCATGGTGACCTAAATGAAGCTGTGAATGCCTATTTCAATGAAGGAGATAGGACCAG AGCCAATGAAAATCCTATACCTACCGGTTATGATGACATGGAGTTGGATGAACCATTTGGTCCTGTTCCTACATTTCACATGCCTTTGGGCAACCCTTTTTCACTTCTGGATCAAGGTTTTTTAGAACGAGCTGCTGCTGTGTATGGTGAGGGACCTCATATTACACACCCTAGGGAGGTGAGGCGGATAGATGTTGAAGTTAAGGACAACAATACTCCAGCAGGTAGTTCTGGTCATGGTCCTGTTATTGAAGATGTTACTGGACATGAGTTTTCACATGGGCCGGAAATTCGTGGGACTGTTCTgattgatgaagatgatgatgatgataactTGCCATCTGCTCAAGATACTCGTCTCCCAAGCAATCCTTCAACTTCAAACTATTCTGTACCAAGAGCTCCTCCAATTGCTAATGTTAGTGACTACAACAATGACATAGAAGAGGAGATGGTTCGCGCTGCAATAGAAGCATCAAAAAGGGACGCAGATGGACTGACAAAT GGTCTAAGAAGTGGAGAACGTGAAAATGCATCACGTGGCAGAGATGATGATGAGATTGCTCGGGCGGTTTCTATGTCCTTGGAG ACAGCAGAACAAGAGAGAGTTCTGCGCCAAGTGGGAGCGCATGTGTCTGATCATTCTGATTTATCCGATAAGGAAGACATTGAAGGAGCAACTGGGACAGTGGAAAG GCAAGTACCAACTTCAGGGAAAGTTGGAACATCTGATCAGTTGGTAGATGAAGAGAATTTCCAGGATGATGACGTTGAGGAACATTCTTTTGTTAGACAACACTCTAGGCGTGTACCATCTGGAAATGATGAGTCCACAGAAGCACTTGAAAGGGCCAACAGTCATCCATCCAGTCTCCTCCCTCATAACATTGAAAACAATCAGCAGTTCAATGGAGTTTTTCCATCAGAG TGGGGTGGCATTTCTTCTGAAGAACATGATGAAGCTGTTATGCTTGAAGCTGCAATGTTTGGTGGAATTCCTGGAAGAGCAGCATATCCATTTTCTCTCCCGTATCATCAAAACTCAAGTCGCTACCCCACGGTTGCTCATCCTCCGTCACCAACATTAACTGCACAACGGTTGTTAAGGGAGCAGCAG GACGATGAGTATCTAGCATCTCTCGAAGCTGACCGAGAAAAAGAATTGAAGGCAGAGCAGGAGGCTGAGCTCCGCAGATTAGAAGCTGCTGCTGAAAGAGAAGCTGCTATTGCAAAGCAAAaacaagaggaggaagaaaagcgAAGAAAACAACTCGAGGAAGAG GAATTGGAGTCCAAGCTTGCAGCCAAACAAGCATCATTGCCAAAGGAGCCATTACCAGATGATGTAGGGGCCGTCACTGTTGTAGTTCGCATGCCTGATGGTCGTCGTCAGGGAAGGCGCTTTATGAAATCCGACAACCTTCAG GTCCTTTTTGATTTCATAGATATCTCCAGGACTTTCAAACCAGGAACCTATAGGCTG